A window from Primulina eburnea isolate SZY01 chromosome 2, ASM2296580v1, whole genome shotgun sequence encodes these proteins:
- the LOC140820611 gene encoding glucosamine inositolphosphorylceramide transferase 1-like isoform X2, whose amino-acid sequence MNIWKDKSAAWPVANPVVTCASPSNSGFPSNFVADPFLYQQDDVLYLFYETKNSITMQGDIGVSRSIDKGATWQHLGISLDEDWHLSYPYVFNHNGNIYMMPEGSAKGDLRLYRATNFPLSWTLEKVIMKKPLVDAFIIPYEGKFWLFGSDHSGIGTNKNGQLEIWYSNSPLGPWKPHKKNPIYNTEKTMGARNGGRPFVYNGNVYRIGQDCGETYGKRTRVFKIEVLTKNEFREVEVPLGIEESSKGRNAWNGARSHHLDIQQLRSGEWIAVLDGDRVPSGDTVRRFVLGLVSIVSVAAFVALAGILLGVVKCIVPLSWCPHNMGKRSDTFLTWGRSSALSSKLRLFCSRLNRATSSLRARIKLSTCTGIIILVLVIVFSAILTCTGVGYIYGGNGANEPYPLNSHYSQFTLLTMTYDARIWNLKMYIKHYSRCASVREIVVVWNKGIPPEPRDFDTAVPVRIRVEKQNSLNNRFKTDPLIKTRAVLELDDDIMMTCDDIERGFRVWREHPDRIVGFYPRLVDGIPFKYRGEKHARRHDGYNMILTGAAFIDSTVAFERYWSNDASSGRALVDEFFNCEDVLMNYLYANGSLSSVVEYVKPTWAIDTSKFSGVAISRNTKAHYGVRSNCLAKFSDMYGSLAHRKVEFGRRTNGWDA is encoded by the exons GATGATGTCCTTTACCTGTTTTATGAAACAAAAAATTCGATTACAATGCAAGGCGACATTGGAGTTTCACGGAGCATAGATAAGGGAGCGACATGGCAGCATTTGGGTATATCCCTTGACGAAGATTGGCATCTATCATATCCATATGTCTTCAACCATAATGGAAAT ATATATATGATGCCAGAGGGTAGTGCGAAAGGGGATCTTCGTCTTTATCGTGCTACCAACTTTCCTTTGTCGTGGACACTGGAAAAGGTAATCATGAAAAAACCGCTCGTTGATGCTTTTATAATCCCTTATGAAGGAAAGTTCTGGCTTTTTGGTTCTGACCATAGCGGGATTGGCACCAATAAAAATGGGCAGCTTGAGATCTGGTACAGCAACTCGCCTCTTGGTCCATGGAAACCTCATAAGAAGAACCCCATATATAACACAGAGAAGACCATGGGAGCTCGTAATGGAGGCAGGCCATTTGTATACAATGGAAATGTTTATCGTATCGGTCAAGATTGTGGTGAAACGTATGGCAAACGTACTCGCGTGTTCAAAATTGAAGTTCTGACAAAAAATGAGTTCAGAGAAGTCGAGGTTCCCTTGGGTATCGAAGAGTCGAGTAAGGGACGAAATGCTTGGAATGGTGCTCGAAGCCATCACCTTGATATTCAGCAGCTCCGTTCTGGCGAATGGATCGCCGTTCTTGATGGGGACCGTGTACCCTCTGGAGATACAGTTCGACGCTTCGTTCTTGGGTTGGTTTCGATTGTATCTGTGGCTGCATTTGTGGCACTTGCGGGAATTCTACTCGGGGTAGTTAAATGTATAGTCCCATTGAGTTGGTGCCCTCACAATATGGGAAAGAGAAGTGATACTTTCTTGACTTGGGGAAGGTCGAGTGCACTATCTTCGAAGCTGAGACTATTTTGCAGTCGTTTGAACCGAGCAACCTCGTCGCTTCGTGCCAGAATAAAATTGAGTACATGTACTGGAATCATTATCTTGGTTTTGGTTATCGTTTTTTCTGCGATACTAACATGCACTGGGGTTGGGTATATATATGGTGGAAATGGTGCAAATGAGCCATATCCGTTAAATAGTCACTACTCCCAGTTCACGTTGCTAACAATGACATATGACGCCCGGATTTGGAATCTGAAAATGTACATAAAGCATTACTCTAGATGTGCCTCGGTCCGGGAGATAGTCGTCGTGTGGAACAAAGGAATACCACCTGAACCAAGAGACTTCGACACCGCAGTTCCTGTAAGAATACGAGTAGAGAAGCAGAACTCGTTGAACAATCGTTTCAAAACTGATCCACTGATCAAAACTCGAGCTGTCCTCGAGCTCGATGATGACATCATGATGACGTGTGATGATATCGAAAGAGGGTTCAGAGTCTGGCGAGAGCACCCTGACAGGATTGTAGGATTTTACCCTCGGCTTGTAGATGGGATCCCGTTCAAGTATAGAGGCGAGAAACATGCTCGAAGACATGACGGGTATAACATGATTCTCACCGGGGCAGCTTTCATCGATAGTACGGTTGCATTCGAGAGGTACTGGAGTAATGATGCATCATCAGGTCGAGCATTGGTGGATGAATTTTTCAACTGTGAGGATGTATTAATGAACTACTTGTACGCGAATGGAAGCTTGTCCAGTGTGGTCGAGTATGTTAAACCCACGTGGGCGATCGACACCTCTAAATTTTCGGGAGTTGCTATCAGCAGGAATACCAAGGCACATTATGGAGTCAGAAGTAACTGCCTGGCAAAGTTTTCTGATATGTATGGAAGTTTGGCTCACCGGAAGGTCGAATTCGGCCGACGAACTAATGGTTGGGACGCGTAG